In Paramormyrops kingsleyae isolate MSU_618 chromosome 5, PKINGS_0.4, whole genome shotgun sequence, one DNA window encodes the following:
- the LOC111857776 gene encoding periplakin-like isoform X2, with protein sequence MSKEQSAKINGSPAATKPITEPTAVTDKVEKAIAEAEQNLATDLSLINEGKDPQYQDDSKEKILESLELLKNLRNVISDLKHPQAETIKKDIIQLEERVRKLQMDHERMYNSRCLERLCSDDWEKIIEEKQASLSSSKSGPDLTNMESQMKEHIAFHDEIEAWGPLIAQEIDKGKFADLQLKYDKLLVSSCARHQHLLTLRDYMVRCTVELFWMEQQAEERISNDWSDANLDYPSRQKQYEKFISKCLESKEITVSKLIDDGEALIAVNHPTVNVIQAHMEAVLAEWKDFRGLLTCEEKHLRNMEDYHRFHREARDVRDLLQRIDKELSHRYNPQFKDAYQIEVLISDLDDLVGAMDQHEKRVEVLQAQSQDVLPLKVRRKMPMELPLVEALCNFHTDQGTIIKGETYTLLSIGRRKWKVLDLAGCQLSAPSVCFLVPPTDPEAVALSQSIASLKSDIRENISRSKDILQKRLEELKKEKPGLSASEEQLCLRLMANLEKINNDLDKQEESIYTVLRPPLQQNNPFQDSTNRIRALRDIKACIKKIELEKKSKVQEAERLLNSHPKCAGAPQLYAKVNEADDKYNKVNALLNCAEDKFMNSSKLESSLSTIGEVLNTYEMTLAEKQVMPSDLSSLERLQEYLFTICSDLESKRSAFYEAEINLGTLRSCCEGMVSKVQEHCPDINRQQAEVHRLRRHQELVNKQVEARSKSLQKAKTALSNYSRLYNKLNDWLCQLPSYEPQDKDNVQQLDSKLKEQRNLIADIARKQSDLQEVLRNAWLYQQAVEDYETQARQLNTFLDLEDGLVMKNINMLESTAPSLKNEESMLEHKFLEASAINKQRLQSLDYALNLLNQQSVPEQKSTQDEISLMEGQKPQDIIMRRKLEEEIQKVQLGLSEEQRLNRDLQQELELLSLKCYSLETEKREEDAAKETLSNGQDREQDISKAVNEAGFEKSSRELLEHIREDTTKRKQTEEEVKLLQEKLKGLKNNEAAATIPETEKDKETEVQQLRNKILDKGHEIEKCNLEILKLRDEIQTCKAATLLVRTEEITKEVIQNHGDSDAKQELETLRQQLTQEESRYLDLEKEKSALQLQKTSLLQTQDNVDQQEVGKLKEDPLVKSERATFPESITNGRRLREALGDDLCELQSQNSDSDIQLEELEREQTARKRAEMEVQMLKDQLNDLEVKNKENDENIFKQNVALPQDSQDEREYILLKHQIQEERDKRILLEDKINSLLRQQATQENVVPSEEGKRDPVLEIEKLKKSLEEEKNRYHELNDHLTDVNCRLSDMENMNEDFNKELEEIHTINNNLYQENQKLKQEIERCGGEYQTTLNKNGSIANLPQSHNGEIMETQLASLQQELSNLKAIDDKKDQEIEELKKQLSGVTIKKEHRENYHRRAIRIIDPNTHQELKPEEACRWGLIDWTMSVRLQSQECDWEEITIRDPDGESSVLHDKKTGKWYSVEEALNAGNIKLEHVQQYHGDRMSIDEFGTMVSGRNK encoded by the exons ATGTCGAAGGAGCAGAGCGCAAAGATCAATGGGAGTCCAGCCGCGAC AAAACCTATCACAGAACCAACAGCGGTGACTGACAAAGTGGAGAAGGCCATCGCCGAAGCTGAACAAAACCTGGCAACA GATTTGAGTTTAATCAATGAAGGAAAGGATCCACAATACCAGGATGACAGCAAGGAGAAGATTCTGGAATCTCTTGAGCTGCTGAAGAACCTGAGAAACGTTATCAGCGACCTCAAGCACCCTCAAGCAGAAACAATCAAGAAAGA CATCATACAGCTGGAAGAGAGAGTGAGGAAACTTCAGATGGACCATGAGAGAATGTATAATTCAAGGTGTTTAGAAAGGCTCTGCAGTGATGACTGGGAGAAAATCATTGAGGAGAAACAG GCGAGTCTGAGCAGCAGCAAATCTGGGCCTGACTTAACCAACATGGAAAGCCAGATGAAAGAACACATTGCCTTCCACGATGAAATTGAAGCGTGGGGACCTCTTATAGCTCAGGAAATTGACAAG GGCAAATTCGCTGACCTACAGCTGAAATACGATAAGCTTCTG GTCAGCTCATGTGCGCGACACCAACACCTGCTCACCTTGCGGGACTACATGGTCCGCTGCACCGTCGAGCTCTTCTGGATGGAGCAGCAGGCGGAGGAACGTATCAGCAACGACTGGAGTGATGCCAACCTGGATTACCCATCCCGGCAGAAGCAATACGAG AAGTTCATCAGCAAGTGTCTTGAATCAAAGGAGATCACAGTTTCCAAACTGATTGATGACGGCGAAGCACTCATAGCTGTTAATCACCCGACCGTAAACGTTATTCAG GCACACATGGAAGCGGTACTGGCAGAGTGGAAGGACTTCCGTGGTCTGCTTACCTGCGAGGAAAAGCACCTGAGGAACATGGAGGATTACCACAGA TTTCACAGGGAAGCACGGGACGTCCGGGACCTGTTACAAAGGATCGACAAAGAGCTGAGCCACAGATACAACCCACAGTTCAAGGAcgcgtaccagatagaggtcctCATTTCAGACCTCGAC GACTTGGTGGGAGCTATGGACCAGCATGAGAAGCGGGTGGAAGTGCTGCAGGCGCAGAGTCAGGATGTGCTTCCCCTGAAGGTCCGCAGGAAGATGCCCATGGAGCTCCCCCTGGTGGAGGCCCTGTGCAACTTCCACACAGACCAG GGAACAATAATCAAAGGTGAGACCTACACCCTTCTTAGCATCGGCAGACGGAAGTGGAAGGTGCTGGACCTGGCCGGGTGCCAGCTGTCCGCCCCGTCGGTGTGCTTCCTCGTTCCCCCCACCGACCCGGAGGCCGTCGCTCTTTCCCAGAG CATAGCTAGCCTGAAGAGTGATATCAGAGAAAATATTTCTAGAAGCAAGGATATACTACAAAAACGACTAGAAGAACTTAAGAAAGAGAAGCCGGGCCTTTCTG CCAGTGAAGAGCAGCTTTGCCTTCGGTTGATGGCTAACCTGGAGAAAATCAATAATGATCTCGACAAACAAGAAGAGAGCATCTACACTGTTTTGAGACCCCCACTACAGCAGAATAATCCATTCCAGGACAGTACAAATCGGATCAGAGCCCTCAGG GACATCAAGGCTTGCATTAAGAAAATCGAGCTTGAGAAAAAGTCCAAAGTCCAAGAGGCGGAGAGGCTCCTAAACTCTCACCCTAAGTGTGCTGGTGCCCCTCAGCTCTACGCAAAAGTGAACGAGGCCGACGATAAATACAACAAGGTCAACGCGCTGCTGAATTGTGCAGAGGACAA GTTTATGAACTCCAGCAAACTGGAAAGCTCTTTGAGCACCATAGGGGAGGTACTGAACACTTATGAAATGACTCTGGCAGAGAAGCAAGTTATGCCATCGGACCTGTCTTCCCTTGAAAGACTGCAGGAGTATCTTTTT ACAATATGCTCTGATCTGGAATCCAAAAGATCTGCTTTCTACGAGGCCGAGATAAATCTTGGAACCCTCAGGTCCTGCTGTGAAGGCATGGTCAGCAAAGTTCAGGAGCACTGTCCTGATATCAACAGGCAGCAGGCAGAGGTCCACAGGCTCAGGAGGCATCAAGAACTTGTCAACAAGCAAGTTGAGGCCAG GTCTAAGAGTCTACAAAAAGCTAAGACTGCTTTAAGCAACTACAGCCGTTTGTATAACAAGCTAAACGATTGGCTTTGCCAGCTACCCAGCTATGAGCCTCAGGACAAAGACAATGTCCAACAACTGGATTCCAAGCTGAAAGAACAAAGA AATCTGATCGCTGATATTGCAAGGAAACAATCGGACTTGCAAGAGGTTTTAAGAAATGCATGGTTGTACCAGCAAGCTGTCGAG GACTATGAAACTCAGGCACGTCAGTTGAACACATTCCTTGACCTTGAGGATGGTCTGGTCATGAAAAACATAAATATGCTTGAAAGTACAGCTCCCAGTCTCAAAAATGAG GAATCTATGTTAGAACATAAATTTCTGGAAGCTTCTGCCATAAACAAACAAAGACTTCAAAGCCTCGACTATGCACTAAATCTATTAAACCAG CAGAGCGTCCCAGAACAAAAAAGTACTCAAGATGAAATATCTCTCATGGAAGGCCAAAAACCACAAGATATCATCATGAGGAGAAAATTGGAGGAAGAGATCCAAAAAGTCCAACTGGGACTGTCTGAAGAGCAGAGGCTGAACCGGGACCTACAACAGGAGCTGGAGCTGCtcagtttaaaatgttataGCCTGGAAACAGAGAAGAGGGAGGAAGATGCAGCAAAAGAGACACTCAGCAATGGACaggacagggaacaagacaTCTCCAAGGCCGTCAATGAGGCAGGGTTTGAGAAATCGTCCAGAGAGCTGCTGGAGCACATACGTGAAGATACCACCAAGAGAAAACAGACTGAAGAAGAAGTGAAGCTCCTTCAGGAGAAACTGAAGGGATTAAAGAACAATGAGGCCGCAGCAACCATCCCTGAGACTGAGaaagacaaggaaacagaagtGCAACAGCTAAGGAACAAAATTCTAGACAAAGGCCATGAAATAGAGAAGTGTAATTTGGAAATTCTTAAACTGAGAGATGAGATTCAAACATGTAAGGCTGCAACGCTTCTTGTTAGGACTGAAGAGATTACAAAGGAAGTTATTCAGAATCACGGTGATTCAGATGCAAAACAGGAGTTAGAAACTCTCCGGCAACAACTTACTCAAGAAGAGAGCAGGTATTTAGACTTGGAGAAAGAGAAGTCAGCTCTTCAGCTTCAGAAGACATCCCTCTTACAGACCCAGGATAACGTCGACCAGCAGGAAGTTGGTAAACTGAAGGAAGACCCACTTGTGAAGTCTGAGCGCGCCACCTTTCCTGAGAGCATCACCAATGGAAGGAGACTAAGAGAAGCTCTTGGAGATGACCTGTGTGAGCTCCAAAGTCAAAACTCTGATTCAGACATTCAGCTGGAGGAGCTCGAGCGAGAACAAACAGCCCGGAAGAGAGCCGAGATGGAAGTGCAGATGTTGAAAGATCAGCTCAATGACCTCGAAGTCAAGAACAAGGAAAATGATgagaacatttttaaacaaaacgtAGCCCTTCCACAGGACTCCCAAGATGAACGGGAGTATATCCTCCTTAAGCATCAAATTCAGGAAGAGCGAGACAAGCGAATTCTGTTGGAGGATAAGATAAACTCATTACTGCGGCAGCAGGCAACACAGGAAAATGTAGTCCCTTCTGAAGAAGGAAAGAGAGACCCAGTGTTGGAGATAGAGAAGCTGAAGAAAAGCTTAGAGGAGGAGAAGAATCGGTACCATGAGTTAAATGACCATCTGACTGATGTTAACTGCAGACTATCGGATATGGAAAATATGAATGAAGACTTTAACAAAGAGCTTGAAGAAATTCACACTATAAACAATAATTTATATCAGGAGAACCAAAAACTGAAGCAGGAAATTGAGAGATGTGGTGGGGAATATCAGACCACGCTAAACAAGAATGGAAGCATAGCAAATCTGCCTCAGTCACACAACGGGGAAATCATGGAGACACAACTGGCCTCTCTTCAGCAGGAGCTGTCGAACCTCAAGGCCATTGACGACAAGAAAGACCAAGAAATTGAGGAGCTGAAGAAACAGTTATCAGGGGTGACAATCAAGAAGGAACATAGGGAAAATTATCATCGCCGGGCCATTAGGATCATTGACCCAAACACACACCAGGAACTGAAGCCGGAAGAGGCGTGCAGGTGGGGACTTATAGACTGGACCATGTCTGTTAGACTGCAAAGCCAGGAGTGCGACTGGGAGGAGATCACAATACGGGACCCGGATGGAGAGTCATCGGTCCTCCATGACAAAAAGACGGG